ATTACTTAATATACTCGAATCCCCCATAAACAAAGAAGATGCATCACTTCTTTCATAGCCTATTACTCTTAATAGAACGAAATATAAAGATTTTATATCAACAGCGCCTAGAAATATACCTATTTTACCTAAAAATGGATACTTATAATAAGTATTGGGATCAACAACAACGTTAACTATATCGTTTTCTTCATCGACTTTGCTAGGTAGATAACGAGAAACCTTCCCTACCAAATCACCTAATGTGATAGCCAACGCTCTAGCTTTTGAAATTTTATCTTTGATATCATTATACAGTGAAAAGTCTGAAGTCATATACCCACCTGTTCTAGCTTGCTGTAAAAACTGGCTTGCATTCCCATACTTTCCAATGTAGTTACCACTATTCTCAATATGGCGTTTGTAATCTCTTTTGCAGTCCTATCTGCAATTGCCAATGTGAATGGAATACCGTCCCTTGTAAACTTAAGCGATGACACTTGATCCATTATTTTTAGATCATTTACTAGACTTTCTATTCTTAATATAGAGAATTTAAAAACATAAGGGTGTAAAGGGTAAACTAGATAATTAACATATAAGGGAATATTGCCTATTTTCCTTAGTATGGGACCTAGAGAAATTGGCACATAAGGAGGAGATAAATTACTTTTTATAAAATCAAGTATAAATGATTCATCATTAAAATACTTTCTTGGATCTATCTTAAACCTTTCTGAAAATCTAGAACCAAATTTTGAAAGACTAGATATTAATAACCTAGACTTATCTAACCTCTTAACAACACCAATAACATTTGATCTCATGACTTCAAGTCTCATCTTCAATACTTCATCTCTTACTTTACTTTTCAAGAAAATTAGGGGTGGTATCAAAGGACCATCCAATAAAATGATAGAGCCATCCTTTGGTATCTTTTTAAGAGCTTCAGTCTCTAGAACAGTTCTGATTTCGGTTTCTATCTCTTCTGGAGAGTTAGCTGAAGTAAAGAAGGTTCCATCTAAAGATAAAGTTGTAATGAAATCTGAATTATAAAAAAATGGAATTAAAGGGCTCTGATGAGAAGAAGAAGCCAATGCTAAAAACGGCCTCTTTAGATCTAATTCAGGGAAACCTGAAATAGGAGGGTAAACGCCAAAAATGGGAGTAATAGAAGAAGATATTACAACTGATGCAATGCTTATTATACCCTTAGACGAAATGAAACTCCTACTACTACCATCTATCGAATAAATTAGGGACTGAGATTGCCTGATGTCAACGTAATTCATAAACTCATTTAAGGGAGAGATTAAAGTTCCACTACTGTCATTTTCGATATACTCCTCGGCCTCAACGTTTATAGTAGTAGAAGAACCTAAATAGTTTACAATGTATTTTGAAATTATGTCCTTTAGTAATACTTGAAGCTCTAGCTTTTTCGTCATCTTTCATAACATATTTTATTATGGTAATATTTAAATATGAGGTAATACTGAAAGAAGATCTCTTATCCGTAAATCTATTCTCCTCCTACCCCAGTGTACAACTTCCTCGCAGCTAATGTTACTACATCCCAAACTCTATTTACGGGTGGGACATAACCGGTTTCCACAAAGAACAAATCTTCAGCAGTGAATCCTTTTTGAATCACAGCAGCTAGCATATTTAGCCTACCTAAGACTTCTTCTTCACCAATAATTTGCGCTCCTATTATTCGCATTGAATTGGCTTCTGCTATCAGTTTAACTATAATATCTTTAGAATCCGGATAATACCTCGCTCTAGTTTTGTGATGAACCGTAGCAGAAACTGTCTTTAATCCATGCTTTTTCGCATCAACCTCTGTGAGACCAGTTTTACCTATAATGTACTCTTCAAATTTAGTTATCATTGTTCCTAATACTCCAGGGAAGATTACGTTCTTTCCACCTATATTGTTTCCAGCTACAAAACCCATTTTATTAGCAACGGGTGCAAATGGGACCCAGTCAGGTTTTTTAGTAATTATATTCGTAGCTTCTGCAACATCACCTGCAGCATAAACGCCTTTTACACTTGTTCTCATATGATCGTCAGTCCATATAGCTCCCGTTTCTCCTATTCTTAGTTGATTCTTAACAAGATCAATGTTGGGTTCAACCCCTATGGCAACTATTGTAGCATCTACCTCATACTTTCCTTTATCTGTAATTACTATTCTTCCACCTTCCTCAACGTTAACTAATTCCTCACTTAGTCTTAATTCCACCTCACTAGAAACTTTTTCTGTCACAACTTTACCCATATCCTCATCAAGCATTTTGTTTAGCAAATATTTGCCCCTATGGATCATTATCACCCTTTTACCTCTCGCTCTTAATGCTTCAGCCATCTCAATACCTAATATACCTCCACCAATTATTGCAATTCGATTAAAGCCCCATAATTTCTGTCTTAAATGAGTAGCCTCTGCAGGATGATGAACATAAAAAATCTTTTCTCCATCGCTATTTATCTTCTTTGGTTTAGCGCCCATAGAGAGTAGCAAGTTATCAAATTCGTATTTTATTCTATCTTGATTTTCCTTTACTACTAAAATTCTTGATTTTAAATCCACTTCCTCTACTATAGAATTTATTTTAACATTTATCTTTCTTTTTTCTATAAAATAATCAGGAGTATATGTCATGAATAAGCTCTCGTCATCAAAAAGACCCTCAGTAAAATAAGGTATACCACAAGGAGCATGGCTAACCATTTTAGTTGATTCTAACACCGTTATATCTAAATCTGGTTTAAGCCTCCTAGCCCAAGAAGCAGCAGTCATTCCAGCGGCTCCGCCACCTATAATGATCAGCTTTTCCATAGTTGATTAAATTTACAGAAACCTTATTATATTTACGGTCTAAATATAACCCATGAAAGCTGTTGAAAGATTAAATGAGACTATAGATGAATTAAATAAAATAAATGAAAGTGAGCTTAGCATAAATGAGCTGGATCTTCTTAAATTTTTAAAGAACCAACTCTTAAAATCCAAGACTTTATTCGAGTCATTCTCTAAAAACGTTGACGAAAAAAGATGGGATGATGTACTTTCCTATACTTTTCAAATATTACAAAGAATAAATTCAATTTTCGGCTATTTGGTCCAACCCACTATTTTATCAATGATATCGAGAAGTAAACTGTCAGCAATGGTAGAAAACATAATAGACACATTAGCGTTCTCTGCATCGGAGATGATAGTTGTATTAAAACAAAATAACAAATCGTTAGGCATTGATTCAATAACTGTTAATATAGGCTCAAATCCTCCCTCCATTTCTATATCTGTGGTGATAAAGGGTGGATGAGGTTTACCTTAATTGGGATAAGTTATTTGATGAAGCATCAAAATTTCCCATTCATGATATTAAAAATGACGAGATAGTATTCTCTGGAATTGGTGGAAGTGGAATAGTTGGAGAAATAGCTAGCATCTTAGAAGTCCAACTAGAATTTAAGAAAAAATTTAGTGGTAAAGAAACGCTAATAGCTGTAAGTTATTCTGGGACTACGTCAGAAACTATATATGACGTTCAAAACGCTATAAAATCAGGCTCCGAAGTGATAATAATAACATCCGGTGGGATTCTTGAAAAGTTAGCAAAAGAAAAAGGATTAAAGTTAATTAAGGTACCATCAGGCTACCAGACACGATACGCATTTCCATACCTTTTTACACCTCTAATAAAAATGCTCGCTAGAAAGCGAGGAATAAATATAAATGAAAATGACTTAAAAAATGGTGTTACAGAGGTTAAAGAGAAAATTAAAGCTGATGCGATACGTTTGGCTGAGCTAATAACCCATAAGATACCAGTAATTTACTCTTCCAAATATTTACCAATAGCTAAAAGATTTAAGCAGGAAATAAATGAAAATGCTAAATATCCTGCTTTTTATGGCGAAATACCTGAGATCAACCATAACGAAATAGAGAGCTATGTGCACGGGCCGTCATTGCTTCCCATTTTAATTGAAAGCTCGGAATTGGATAAGATAACTGAAGAAGTGCTAAATCCAATAGTAATTAAACCATATTTCAAAGATGATTTGAAAAACATTTCTAGCTTACTTGCATTATGTGGAGTAACGTCCCTAGAGATAGCTAAAAAACTAAATGAAATACCAGATAAATTATACAATATACCAAAAGCTAGGCAATTAACCTCAAACTTATTCAAATTAATTTAATTAGTGTGAGCGAACGATGAACTTTAGGATTAAACTATATAACACATTTGGCAGGAAACTAGAGGAACTAAATACGGTAACACCAAATTTAGTGAAAATGTATGTATGTGGTCCTACTGTGTATGATTACGTTCATATAGGACATGGGAGAACTTTCGTAGTATTTGATGCGATATCTAGATATTTAAGATTAAGAGGTTATACAGTCATTAGAGTTCAAAACATCACTGATATTGACGATAAAATTATCAAGAAATCACAAGAAACTGGAAAAGATTGGAGAGAGATCGTAGAATATTATTCTAAGGATTACATAGACACACTCTCCCAACTCAAGGTAAAAATAGACATTCACCCACGTGTAACACAGCATATAAAGGAAATAATAGATTTTGTACAGAAATTAATAGATAAAGGGCACGCATATGCTACTCCAGGTGGTAGCGTTTACTTCGACGTTGACTCATATCCTAACTATGGTGAGCTTTCAAACACTAAGAAAGAAGAGTGGAATCAAGGAGAAGAATTCGTAAAGGAGAAGAAACATCCTTATGATTTCGCATTATGGAAAGCATGGAAACCTGGAGAGCCCTATTGGGAATCCCCTTGGGGAAAAGGCAGACCTGGATGGCATATAGAATGTTCAACTATGTCGACTAGATATCTAGGTGAAAAATTCGATATTCATGGAGGTGGTGCGGATTTAATATTTCCGCATCATGAAAATGAAAGAGCACAAACTGAAGCCTTAACCGGAGAGAAGTGGGTTTCATATTGGATTCATAGTGCTTTTGTAACTATACGAAAAGAAAAAATGAGCAAGTCCTTAGGTAATATAATACCGCTAAATGAAGCAATAAAGAAATGGGGTCCTTCAGTTTTACGATACTGGTATTTATCTTCTCACTATAGATCGCCATTGGATTTCTCAGAAGAAGCCCTAGAACAAGCTAGATCTGCTTTGCAGAGGATAAAAGATTCAATGGCAATTATCAGATCCATAATATCTGAAGGACCTAAATATTATGCTAAGGATGAGGACATCAAATTACAAAGAGAAATAATAGACAATTTAAATAAATTCCATGAAGCTATGAGCAACGATTTTGATACTTCTACCGCACTATCAAGTATACATGAGGTTGCGAGAATAGTATTTTCAAAGTTACAATATAGCAGGGACTATCTAGGTGCGATGTTAGCCTTCGAGGCATTTAAACAATTTAATGATGTTTTCGGAGTAATGGATGAAGAATTTTATCCCGCATATGAAAAAATGTACAAGATAATAGATACGATCGTGGATATAAGAAATCAACTGAGACAGATGAAATTATATGAAGCGTCTGATAAAATAAGGGAAGAACTGCTAAAGGCTGGAATACGAATCCTTGATAGTAAAGATAAATCTACTTGGAGATTTGAGTGATAAAATATGGAGGTCTCTCTCCCTTGAAATATTTTTCCAACATCTCATAAGTAGTTTTCGTAGTTTGTATATCTTTTATCTTATCAAATGGTACGTATTCCACTTGAAGAGCATCCGTAGATGCCCGTAATTCTCCACCTATTGGCTTACATTCAAAATCCAAAATAACATAATGAAAACCTTCACTTACCACTTGAACAATAGAGACTAAATTACCTATAGTAACTTCTAGACCAGTTTCCTCTTTCATTTCCCTTTTTAGGGCTTCTTCTAATGTTTCGCCGTATTCAACTTTTCCACCAGGAATAGCCCATAATCCAGTATTTGGGGGATTCTTTCTCTTAACTAGTAGAACCTTATTATCGCTAATGACAAGACATCCTACAGCTACAAGTGGTCTGTTCATAAAATGATGATAAAAGTTAATATTAAGTAGTTTATGGTGTATTGTGTATGAGACCAATTACCATTGCAATCTTGGTCGTAATAATCATGTGGGGAATTCTAACTCCTCTTACAGTGTCACAACCTAATACAACAATTGTCAACAATATATCCATACCCCTTTCCATAACATATATCGCAAAATTAATAAATAGTACAACGGTAGCTAACAAAACAATAACTCATATTTATAACTATACGTTAAATTATCAAGTTACTAAAGTTGTAGGAACTACGGTGTATGTCAATATAACTGGTAATTTTACAAATGCTACTCTAAAACTAGGTAATACGGTATATATTAAGAAAGGTCAATATGAGGTAAATCTGCTATATCAGCCTTTAACAATATACTATCCTTTCATTATACCTAACTTAATTTATAATACCTCATACGGCATAATAACGCCCAATGAAACTACAGCCTTAACATATAAAGGTAAGGCCTACAATATAATAGCAGGAAATAATTATTCCGTATATAACTACTCAATTAATCTTAATAATTATGAAATATCTGCGAGTGTATTAAAAGATGGAATAATATCACAGTTAGAGAATGGATCATTGAGACTTAGTTTAGTGTCATTTTCAGATTTCTATAATATTACACTAAATACTAGCAATAATGGGGACTATATGAACTTTATAAGTAAATCGTATTTGTATGCAGTACTTAATTATTCTACACTATCAAATTCACTTATCCCTGAAGGCTACTTACAAATAAATTATCCAATAGTGTTTAATAATGATATAATAGCTACGCAAGTAACTCAGATACAACTGAGATCTGGACAACAATTGGCTTTACCTGCGTCATTATTAGGAAATTCTGTAAATTTCGTATTATACATAAATGAATTGCAGAAAATGCCCATAAGCTTCGTATTGAACGTTGGAACAGCAAACATAACGTGGAATAACAATGTATATAAATTAGTGGGTAAGACGCAAGTTTCTACTCCAGCAGGTACATTTACAACTTATGAGTACGCACATGTGCTATCCCAAAATCAGTCAGAACAACTCTTATACTTTAGCACAAATGGTACACTAGTAAAAGAAGAAGTTGTGGAGTTCATTAACTTAAGCACGCCATTCCCAGTTTTCAGCCTTAATTTTGTCGGGAACACTTACTTAAATCCATTTGAAACCTATCACAACGTATTCAACTACTCTAATACTACATTACCATTTAAGGTGATCAATCCAAACTTTTCATTAACTATATCAATAGTAATCACGATTATTATCGTTGCAGTGCTCGTAATATTACATAAAAGAGAGTAATCTTTTTTATATTATAAAATAGAAAATCACTAACAAAACAAATAATACTATAGCAACTATTAACATCCATTTTGCTATATTTTTTGAAGAACCAAATACTATAGGTATTGGTCCAATAAAAATTACACCACCGACTTGAGTCTTCTGCTTGTCCTCTTGTTGATTAGAAGACTTACTCGCTTCACGAATCATTCCTATAAAGAGGACTATTATCCCTATAAAGATGAGGATAAAACCGACATCAAATAAAACATTTAGATCCATAATTTATAATGTAGCTTGAAGGGATTTAATTTTATTTGCCAATATCTCTATTTCTTTAGGTATTTCAACGGTATCCACACTAGTTATGAGTTCTCCTATTGACATCCTGAGTTTTTCGTACTCTATTCCTCGCTTTCTTAAGACATTGATAATCCATCTTAAGTTCTCTTCTCTGCCCAAATCCCTTATCTCTTTTTCATCAGGATATATACCCAATCTCCTTAAGACTTCTAACAATGCTTGTTTACTATAGAAATTCTCTACTTCACGGCTTAAGGGTACACAATACTCCTTTAGTGACATATCTAATTTTTCGCATAATCCAAGGAATATTACATCAAGACTTAACATATTTTTTAATTTAAGCCAATGTTGTAGTTCTAAATCTGAAGATGCTTTGAAGATCGTTATTCCATTATCCTCTACGTTAATATTAAGCCTCTTAAGCCAATTTATTATAACTGAAGGCTCGGCTAATTCACTAGTAAGTATTATTATTCTACTAAATAGAATATTGCTGAGACTCGCATTTAATAAACTTATAGTCCCTCTTAAATCTGCTGATGGTTTTACTGTTATTGCGGTCGAATTTCCATTAACTCTTCTCATGACAATATAGTTATCTGCAGACATTTCAACAATGTATGGAGAATGAGTTGTAAGAAATGCTTGCAGAATACCATTATCCGTCCAATTCTTTATTAACTTCATAATCTTCGCTTGAAGAGTGGGGTGCATATTCACTTCTGGCTCTTCCACTAGTAATATTTTATTTCCACTAAGCCATATTATAAACAGCATCAAGATAACTCTTTGAAAACCACTAGCTGCCAGATCAATATATATAGGCAAATTGTACACGTTAAGCACTAATCTTCTTCCATCCCAAAATTCCATGCCCTTAACCTCAGGTATTGTCGCACTAACTAGATTTACAAAGTCGTACCAATACTTTCTTAGATTAATAGGTGACTTATTCATATCAGTCATTCTCTTCAAGATCTCGTCAAAGTAGGATTGATCAAATATTGGAACGTACTCGATAGCTTGTGAAGCGTATTCAGCAAGTTTTTTTGCAACCTTTAGGTCATCTTCACCGGGTGGGGATCCATTTATATAAAGAGTATCTAAATTCCATTCTACATATTTGTTATTATATTTCATTCTATTGATTATCTCTAGAGTTATTTTCTGATTTTTACCCACAATTCTATTTGCCTCTTCTGGGGTGAATTCTATTTTACCCCCAATGGTAATGGGCTTTGAAACGTCATATCCTTGCCAAAGTAATATGAACTCCTGGTTTCTATCCTCAACTGATCTTTTTTCTATGCCCGCAGATAAATTTTTTACAAATAGAAATATTGATGAAAGTAAGTTAGTCTTTCCATATCCGTTATAACCAACGACTACATTAAATCCACCTAGATCCTTTAAACTCACCTCGCTGAGACTTCTAAAATTTGAGACGTAAAATTCGGTAATCCTCACTACAGACCACTCTACGGTAATACTTAGCAAAATAAAATATAATCATTAGCAGACTTCTCTGACGTTAGTCTAAATAGAGAGAAAAAACGGAGTATTATCTGCAAAAATGCTTAAAAGACTCCTTTTATACTACCTCCATCTACTGGTATTAATGCGCCGTTAACATATGTAGAAAGGTTAGAAGCTAGAAATATGACAACATTAGCTACTTCCTCAGGCTCTCCTGCCCTACCTAATGGCACGTCACTAGCAATTATTTTAAGAATATCCTCCTCAGACTTCCCTTCTCTTGCAGCTCTATCTCTAACAATTTGGATTAATCTCTCAGTTTTGGTCCACCCTGGCATGATTCCATTAACCAGAATTCCTCTAGGACCTAATTCCCTTGAGGCAACCTTTATCAGACCTGCTAAGGATAATCTGACTACGTTTGATAAGTCTAGATTATCTATAGGTTGCCTTAATGTAGTGGATGTGGATAAGATTATCCTTCCACCACTTTTCATTAACTGGCCTGCTTCTCT
The nucleotide sequence above comes from Sulfolobus tengchongensis. Encoded proteins:
- a CDS encoding DNA double-strand break repair nuclease NurA; the encoded protein is MTKKLELQVLLKDIISKYIVNYLGSSTTINVEAEEYIENDSSGTLISPLNEFMNYVDIRQSQSLIYSIDGSSRSFISSKGIISIASVVISSSITPIFGVYPPISGFPELDLKRPFLALASSSHQSPLIPFFYNSDFITTLSLDGTFFTSANSPEEIETEIRTVLETEALKKIPKDGSIILLDGPLIPPLIFLKSKVRDEVLKMRLEVMRSNVIGVVKRLDKSRLLISSLSKFGSRFSERFKIDPRKYFNDESFILDFIKSNLSPPYVPISLGPILRKIGNIPLYVNYLVYPLHPYVFKFSILRIESLVNDLKIMDQVSSLKFTRDGIPFTLAIADRTAKEITNAILRIVVTTLESMGMQASFYSKLEQVGI
- the cdr gene encoding CoA-disulfide reductase — its product is MEKLIIIGGGAAGMTAASWARRLKPDLDITVLESTKMVSHAPCGIPYFTEGLFDDESLFMTYTPDYFIEKRKINVKINSIVEEVDLKSRILVVKENQDRIKYEFDNLLLSMGAKPKKINSDGEKIFYVHHPAEATHLRQKLWGFNRIAIIGGGILGIEMAEALRARGKRVIMIHRGKYLLNKMLDEDMGKVVTEKVSSEVELRLSEELVNVEEGGRIVITDKGKYEVDATIVAIGVEPNIDLVKNQLRIGETGAIWTDDHMRTSVKGVYAAGDVAEATNIITKKPDWVPFAPVANKMGFVAGNNIGGKNVIFPGVLGTMITKFEEYIIGKTGLTEVDAKKHGLKTVSATVHHKTRARYYPDSKDIIVKLIAEANSMRIIGAQIIGEEEVLGRLNMLAAVIQKGFTAEDLFFVETGYVPPVNRVWDVVTLAARKLYTGVGGE
- a CDS encoding bifunctional phosphoglucose/phosphomannose isomerase; protein product: MDEVYLNWDKLFDEASKFPIHDIKNDEIVFSGIGGSGIVGEIASILEVQLEFKKKFSGKETLIAVSYSGTTSETIYDVQNAIKSGSEVIIITSGGILEKLAKEKGLKLIKVPSGYQTRYAFPYLFTPLIKMLARKRGININENDLKNGVTEVKEKIKADAIRLAELITHKIPVIYSSKYLPIAKRFKQEINENAKYPAFYGEIPEINHNEIESYVHGPSLLPILIESSELDKITEEVLNPIVIKPYFKDDLKNISSLLALCGVTSLEIAKKLNEIPDKLYNIPKARQLTSNLFKLI
- the cysS gene encoding cysteine--tRNA ligase; its protein translation is MNFRIKLYNTFGRKLEELNTVTPNLVKMYVCGPTVYDYVHIGHGRTFVVFDAISRYLRLRGYTVIRVQNITDIDDKIIKKSQETGKDWREIVEYYSKDYIDTLSQLKVKIDIHPRVTQHIKEIIDFVQKLIDKGHAYATPGGSVYFDVDSYPNYGELSNTKKEEWNQGEEFVKEKKHPYDFALWKAWKPGEPYWESPWGKGRPGWHIECSTMSTRYLGEKFDIHGGGADLIFPHHENERAQTEALTGEKWVSYWIHSAFVTIRKEKMSKSLGNIIPLNEAIKKWGPSVLRYWYLSSHYRSPLDFSEEALEQARSALQRIKDSMAIIRSIISEGPKYYAKDEDIKLQREIIDNLNKFHEAMSNDFDTSTALSSIHEVARIVFSKLQYSRDYLGAMLAFEAFKQFNDVFGVMDEEFYPAYEKMYKIIDTIVDIRNQLRQMKLYEASDKIREELLKAGIRILDSKDKSTWRFE
- a CDS encoding NUDIX hydrolase gives rise to the protein MNRPLVAVGCLVISDNKVLLVKRKNPPNTGLWAIPGGKVEYGETLEEALKREMKEETGLEVTIGNLVSIVQVVSEGFHYVILDFECKPIGGELRASTDALQVEYVPFDKIKDIQTTKTTYEMLEKYFKGERPPYFITQISK
- a CDS encoding TIGR00304 family membrane protein, with translation MDLNVLFDVGFILIFIGIIVLFIGMIREASKSSNQQEDKQKTQVGGVIFIGPIPIVFGSSKNIAKWMLIVAIVLFVLLVIFYFII
- a CDS encoding ATP/GTP-binding protein, whose translation is MRITEFYVSNFRSLSEVSLKDLGGFNVVVGYNGYGKTNLLSSIFLFVKNLSAGIEKRSVEDRNQEFILLWQGYDVSKPITIGGKIEFTPEEANRIVGKNQKITLEIINRMKYNNKYVEWNLDTLYINGSPPGEDDLKVAKKLAEYASQAIEYVPIFDQSYFDEILKRMTDMNKSPINLRKYWYDFVNLVSATIPEVKGMEFWDGRRLVLNVYNLPIYIDLAASGFQRVILMLFIIWLSGNKILLVEEPEVNMHPTLQAKIMKLIKNWTDNGILQAFLTTHSPYIVEMSADNYIVMRRVNGNSTAITVKPSADLRGTISLLNASLSNILFSRIIILTSELAEPSVIINWLKRLNINVEDNGITIFKASSDLELQHWLKLKNMLSLDVIFLGLCEKLDMSLKEYCVPLSREVENFYSKQALLEVLRRLGIYPDEKEIRDLGREENLRWIINVLRKRGIEYEKLRMSIGELITSVDTVEIPKEIEILANKIKSLQATL
- a CDS encoding SDR family oxidoreductase, producing MDLGIKGKKVIVTAASKGIGFAIAKRFLEEGAKVVISSHDETNLVKAYNKLKEINNDVTYIKADLMNPQEVKFLINEGYRKLQGLDVLAYVTGSPKPGNLFSLSDKDWLDAFYLLLFSAVIAIREAGQLMKSGGRIILSTSTTLRQPIDNLDLSNVVRLSLAGLIKVASRELGPRGILVNGIMPGWTKTERLIQIVRDRAAREGKSEEDILKIIASDVPLGRAGEPEEVANVVIFLASNLSTYVNGALIPVDGGSIKGVF